Proteins from a single region of Thiomicrorhabdus sp. Kp2:
- a CDS encoding AsmA family protein: MTKTTIKWTKRAILILAIIPILLFLAFAGAVSLIDFNQYKPQIEQEVAQLTQRDFKIEGEVKVSILPFMFHMGDMRLKNQPGFETENLMTMKEAQIELSLRALFLEKKLKVISLELIEPHVHFIKQADKNNWSDIKFLAGLFSANQLAEIVSQERQTARLNTAHYDVSVNDLAKKVVSSTHAKSLNLGQVNDSWQLESLAIKNAQIDYSDREQNFSVSLKKANLLTFDIEPNKPFQVNSDFVYEHSQSPRVFDFEINAQMLLAKQFSQLHLANWHGVFRLQLPKEQNRPDIRLTTSGENLMVDFSQQQIYVKKAVLEGLNSQVETSFDGSFGANPVFEGEFDAKEINIKSWVEHLGFPAPEMADQKALSQASGTFHWRWDGKKLSIEQVKVKVDESDITGYLSIPFGSMDSVNATTVFDLTVKDFSLEDYLIKTASNIPTASQVTRPGGLKKGIYPIPISFLQTTSLQGKLTLVDFRALDRQAQRIDLELNSRNGKLELAPFDIAFLQGIVESKLLADLSKPQPEYFWKGRTKSLSLSEVSVKGQQPVTGTLDSHFALKTEGVNPIDWAKNLQGNINANIEQARVYGLDLNQLLQGQVALNAQQPLFTEFNSLQVNGQFTDGVFTPKRFLATAERFKGTGNGELSLVNQQVKGDLHLQIDKPSEALSELKGLVIPLTYQGDMMNPSWSVNLAELNPKIIDSSPVLSALQTLIN, translated from the coding sequence GTGACTAAAACGACCATTAAGTGGACCAAACGTGCCATTTTAATTCTTGCCATAATCCCCATACTGCTTTTTTTAGCGTTTGCAGGCGCGGTGAGTTTAATTGACTTCAATCAATACAAACCTCAAATAGAACAAGAAGTTGCCCAACTGACTCAGCGAGATTTTAAGATTGAAGGAGAGGTTAAGGTTTCCATTTTACCGTTTATGTTTCATATGGGGGATATGCGCTTAAAGAACCAACCTGGTTTTGAGACAGAAAATTTGATGACAATGAAAGAAGCGCAAATTGAACTTTCATTAAGGGCGCTTTTTTTAGAGAAAAAACTTAAGGTGATTAGCTTAGAGTTGATTGAGCCGCATGTTCACTTTATTAAACAGGCCGATAAAAACAACTGGTCGGATATTAAGTTTTTAGCGGGGCTATTCTCAGCAAACCAATTGGCAGAAATCGTTTCTCAAGAGAGACAAACTGCAAGGCTGAACACGGCTCACTATGATGTGTCGGTTAATGATTTGGCCAAAAAAGTGGTAAGTTCTACACACGCTAAAAGTCTTAATCTTGGTCAGGTTAACGACAGCTGGCAGTTAGAAAGCCTGGCTATAAAAAATGCCCAAATTGATTACAGCGATAGAGAACAAAACTTTAGTGTTAGTCTCAAAAAAGCCAATCTATTAACCTTTGATATAGAGCCGAATAAGCCATTTCAAGTGAACAGTGATTTTGTGTATGAACACAGTCAGTCTCCGCGTGTATTTGATTTTGAAATTAATGCACAGATGTTATTGGCTAAGCAGTTCAGTCAGTTGCACCTAGCAAATTGGCATGGTGTGTTTCGTTTGCAGCTACCCAAAGAGCAAAACCGACCTGACATTCGTTTAACGACCAGTGGTGAAAACCTGATGGTCGACTTCTCCCAACAACAGATCTATGTAAAAAAAGCGGTGTTAGAAGGTCTAAACTCACAAGTCGAGACGAGTTTTGATGGTTCTTTTGGTGCAAATCCAGTTTTTGAAGGTGAATTTGACGCGAAAGAAATCAATATAAAATCCTGGGTTGAACATTTAGGTTTTCCTGCACCAGAGATGGCCGATCAAAAGGCCTTGAGCCAAGCCAGTGGAACATTTCATTGGCGCTGGGATGGTAAAAAACTCTCTATAGAACAAGTAAAGGTTAAGGTAGATGAGTCAGACATTACGGGTTATTTAAGCATCCCTTTTGGCTCTATGGACTCAGTCAATGCCACTACGGTATTTGATTTAACGGTTAAAGATTTCTCTCTCGAAGATTATTTAATTAAAACGGCTTCCAATATTCCAACAGCGTCACAAGTTACCAGGCCTGGTGGTTTGAAAAAAGGTATTTATCCTATTCCGATTAGTTTTTTACAAACAACGTCTCTTCAAGGAAAGTTAACACTGGTTGACTTTCGCGCTTTAGATAGACAGGCTCAACGTATTGACCTTGAGTTGAACAGTCGCAATGGAAAATTAGAACTTGCTCCTTTTGATATTGCGTTTTTACAGGGTATTGTTGAATCTAAACTCTTGGCGGATTTATCGAAACCACAGCCTGAATATTTCTGGAAAGGTCGTACGAAATCTTTATCGTTGAGTGAAGTCTCTGTGAAGGGGCAGCAACCTGTTACAGGAACGCTGGATAGTCATTTTGCCTTAAAGACAGAAGGGGTAAACCCGATTGACTGGGCGAAAAATTTGCAAGGTAATATCAATGCGAATATTGAGCAGGCAAGAGTATATGGCCTGGATTTAAATCAGCTGTTACAAGGTCAGGTAGCGTTGAATGCTCAGCAGCCCTTGTTTACTGAATTTAACAGTTTGCAAGTGAATGGCCAGTTTACCGATGGCGTGTTTACCCCCAAACGTTTTTTAGCCACAGCAGAGCGTTTTAAAGGCACAGGGAATGGTGAATTAAGTTTAGTGAATCAACAAGTGAAAGGGGATTTACATTTACAGATAGACAAACCCTCTGAAGCATTGTCTGAGCTTAAAGGGTTAGTGATTCCATTGACTTATCAGGGCGATATGATGAACCCAAGTTGGTCGGTTAATTTGGCCGAATTAAACCCCAAAATTATTGATTCTTCGCCCGTACTGAGTGCTTTGCAAACGCTTATTAACTAG
- the trmB gene encoding tRNA (guanosine(46)-N7)-methyltransferase TrmB, whose product MTEENKSNPTQDDNRPTITHRIKSFVLRQGRLSAAQQNAIDTQWPKFGLTVSDELLDLTELFGRDAPTIVEIGFGMGKSLAEMAEANPQQNYIGIEVHRPGIGALLKLVEEKGLTNIRVYNHDAIEVLEKCIPKNSLAGVYLFFPDPWHKKRHNKRRIVQPAFAQTIASHLKPGGQFHMATDWEDYALHMMEVMNAAENYRNISGEGQYTPRPEYRPLTKFEARGHSLGHGVWDLIFERV is encoded by the coding sequence ATGACTGAAGAAAACAAATCCAACCCTACTCAAGACGATAATCGTCCTACCATCACTCACCGTATTAAAAGCTTTGTATTACGCCAAGGGCGTTTGTCCGCGGCACAACAAAATGCGATTGATACGCAATGGCCTAAGTTTGGTTTAACCGTCAGTGATGAATTATTAGATTTAACCGAACTGTTTGGTCGTGATGCGCCCACCATTGTTGAAATTGGTTTTGGTATGGGAAAAAGTTTGGCTGAGATGGCTGAGGCCAATCCACAGCAAAACTATATTGGGATTGAAGTTCACAGGCCTGGTATCGGTGCTTTATTAAAGCTGGTAGAGGAGAAAGGTTTAACCAATATTCGTGTCTATAACCACGATGCCATTGAAGTGTTAGAAAAATGCATTCCTAAAAATTCTTTAGCGGGTGTTTATCTGTTCTTCCCTGACCCTTGGCATAAAAAACGCCATAACAAGCGCCGTATTGTGCAACCTGCTTTTGCGCAAACCATCGCTTCACACTTAAAACCAGGTGGGCAATTTCATATGGCTACCGACTGGGAAGATTATGCCTTGCACATGATGGAAGTGATGAATGCGGCTGAAAACTACCGCAATATCAGTGGTGAAGGCCAATACACACCGAGACCAGAGTACCGCCCTTTAACTAAGTTTGAGGCGCGTGGCCACAGTTTAGGGCATGGCGTTTGGGATTTGATTTTTGAACGTGTATAA